From the genome of Impatiens glandulifera chromosome 9, dImpGla2.1, whole genome shotgun sequence, one region includes:
- the LOC124914834 gene encoding potassium channel SKOR-like, with product MKNQSSSRAGGSEDENLDDEYELKEEEDDPLSTRSSSKHLKSRIKMFFRPPVPPDLLTFRHPSDRSFVIHPDNWWYALWTQIILIWAVYSSFFTPLEFGFFYGLPERLFILDIAGQFAFLIDIVVRFFVAYKDHHTHRIVSSHSLIARRYLRSRFVVDFLGCMPWDAIYKASGKKELVRYFLWIRLSRGLRVTEFFEKLEKDIRINYLFTRIVKLFVVELYCTHTAACFFYYLATTVPPPDEGYTWIGSLTMGDYSYTNFRAIDLWKRYITALYFAVVTMATVGYGEIHAVNVREMIFVMIYVSFDMILGAYLLGNMAALIVKGSKTERFRDKMADLTKYINKNKLGKKIRNEIKDHLRLQYERGYTESMALQDVPISVREKISEKLYEPLVKEVPLFKGCSLGFIKEIATKIHEEFHLPGQVVIEKGQMVNQVYFVCHGLLKEVGNGEDDENEVPLLSFQSCSSFGEIPILCNVPAPRSVLVCDLSKLLRLDKQSFMDILEIYFSDGRIMINNLLEGKDSNIRKKLLESDIAIHVQKHESELAMRLNCAAYDGDLYRLKNLIRAGADPNRTDYVGRLPLHVASSKGYEDIAQFLIHEGVEINVTDNFGNSPLLEAIRNGHDQVTSLLVKAGASLVIEDAGNCLCMAVVRRDSHFLKRVLAYGINPNSKNYDMRTPLHVAASEGLCSISCLLLEAGASIAAKDRWGSTPLDDARVSGDKKMIKLLEDAKRAQLSAFPDCSNEFQDRRRRKKCTVFPFHPGGAQRDGKQYGVLLWVPPHRIEELVECSKQQLNFASTSPCCIITETGGKILDVDMIYDGQELFLVTQFLP from the exons ATGAAGAATCAAAGTAGTAGTAGAGCAGGAGGAAGTGAGGACGAGAACTTGGATGATGAGTATGAGCTTaaggaggaagaagatgatCCTTTGTCAACTAGATCCTCATCTAAACACCTCAAATCCAGGATTAAGATGTTTTTCCGGCCGCCTGTGCCGCCGGATTTGCTCACCTTCCGCCACCCAAGTGATCGGAGTTTCGTCATTCATCCAGACAACTG GTGGTACGCATTGTGGACGCAGATTATACTGATATGGGCGGTCTACTCTTCCTTCTTCACACCTCTCGAATTCGGCTTCTTCTACGGCCTTCCAGAGCGTCTTTTTATACTCGACATAGCCGGCCAGTTCGCTTTCCTCATCGACATTGTTGTCCGCTTTTTTGTCGCCTATAAGGACCATCACACTCATCGTATCGTTTCCTCTCATTCTCTCATAGCCCGCAG ATACCTGAGGTCTCGTTTTGTTGTTGATTTTCTGGGATGCATGCCTTGGGATGCTATTTACAAG GCTAGCGGAAAAAAAGAGCTAGTGAGGTACTTTCTATGGATTAGGCTAAGTCGAGGTCTTAGAGTGACAGAGTTCTTTGAGAAGCTGGAGAAAGACATCCGTATCAATTATCTGTTCACAAGAATTGTGAAACTGTTTGTTGTTGAACTCTATTGCACTCACACAGCTGCTTGTTTCTTTTACTACCTGGCCACCACTGTGCCACCGCCAGATGAAGGGTATACATGGATAGGGAGTCTTACAATGGGTGACTATAGCTACACAAACTTCAGGGCTATTGATCTTTGGAAGCGTTACATAACAGCATTGTATTTTGCTGTCGTGACTATGGCAACTGTTG GTTATGGAGAGATACACGCAGTTAATGTCAGAGAAATGATATTTGTGATGATATACGTCTCTTTTGACATGATTCTTGGTGCTTACCTACTTGGTAACATGGCGGCATTGATTGTTAAAGGATCAAAAACAGAGAGGTTCAGGGATAAAATGGCAgatcttacaaaatatataaacaaaaataaattaggaaagaagaTAAGAAATGAGATCAAAGATCATCTACGTCTACAGTATGAAAGGGGTTACACCGAATCTATGGCACTTCAGGATGTTCCTATATCTGTTCGGGAAAAG ATTTCGGAGAAGTTATATGAGCCACTTGTTAAAGAGGTTCCTCTTTTCAAAGGATGCTCCTTGGGATTCATTAAAGAGATT GCAACCAAAATTCATGAGGAATTTCACCTTCCAGGGCAAGTGGTTATAGAGAAAGGTCAAATGGTTAACcaagtttattttgtttgtcatGGTCTCCTG AAGGAAGttggaaatggtgaagatgATGAAAATGAAGTACCTCTCTTGTCTTTTCAATCATGTAGTTCATTTGGTGAAATTCCTATACTTTGTAATGTTCCTGCACCTCGTTCTGTTCTGGTTTGCGACCTATCTAAGCTATTGAGACTAGATAAACAATCCTTCATGGACATCCTTGAGATATACTTTTCTGATGGGCGCATTATGATAAACAACCTGCTTGAG GGAAAAGATTCCAATATCAGAAAGAAGCTTTTGGAATCAGATATTGCCATTCATGTCCAGAAACATGAATCTGAATTAGCTATGAGGTTAAACTGTGCAGCATATGATGGTGATCTATATCGACTAAAGAACTTGATAAGAGCTGGTGCAGACCCAAACAGGACTGATTATGTTGGAAGATTGCCTCTG CATGTAGCTTCATCCAAGGGGTATGAAGATATAGCTCAGTTCCTTATACATGAAGGAGTTGAGATCAATGTTACAG ACAATTTTGGGAATTCTCCACTACTTGAAGCCATCAGGAATGGGCATGATCAAGTTACTTCTTTACTTGTGAAAGCCGGTGCATCTTTAGTTATAGAGGATGCTGGAAACTGCCTTTGTATGGCTGTTGTTAGAAGAGACTCACATTTCTTAAAAAGGGTTTTGGCTTATGGAATCAATCCCAACTCCAAAAATTATGACATGAGAACTCCTCTTCATGTTGCTGCGTCAGAAGGTTTGTGCTCAATATCATGTTTGCTTTTGGAAGCCGGGGCTAGCATTGCTGCCAAAGATAG ATGGGGAAGTACTCCTCTGGATGATGCTAGAGTAAGTGGAGATAAGAAGATGATAAAACTACTTGAAGATGCCAAAAGGGCTCAATTGTCGGCTTTTCCTGATTGCTCAAATGAGTTTCAAG ACAGGAGACGGAGAAAGAAATGCACAGTTTTTCCTTTCCATCCCGGGGGTGCTCAAAGAGATGGCAAACAATATGGAGTTTTGCTTTGGGTTCCTCCACATAGAATAGAAGAGCTGGTTGAATGTTCAAAACAGCAGTTAAACTTTGCAAGCACGTCCCCTTGTTGTATTATAACAGAAACTGGGGGAAAGATTTTAGACGTCGACATGATTTACGATGGTCAGGAACTGTTTCTGGTTACGCAATTTCTGCCTTGA
- the LOC124914370 gene encoding uncharacterized protein LOC124914370, which translates to MMAIVMRKSRALEWYRCCSLSQLLNLQKSSPNPTRLIVEGNSHAHHFRANIHTCRLLSSPPSSQIQHKFHSGFRFNFLGTRHFSSGRTVQELLAEVEREKQKEKEQRQRAGLDTSYIDAEDETDFMGVGPLIEKLEKQNLKDPGTLLNMYEEPTDSESEDDERFTSEAIQKRNEIFEKKYKRHEELLRNFTVAETLDDAYKWMNKIDKFEQKHLQLRPEYRVIGELMNCLKGATGKNKFLLQQKLNRALRLVDWKEAFDAGNPENYGIIQKEQEGPSADHFEQTEEKEMITRNLDDDDEEEYDDMKEKDDILLEKLTAIDKKLEEKLAELDHTFGKKGKVLEEEIRDLAEERNSLTEKKRQPLYRKGFDVKLININRTCKVTKGGQVVKYTAMLACGNYHGVVGYAKAKGPAVPVALQKAYEKCFQNLHYVERHEEHTIAHAIQTNYKKTKVYLWPAATTKGMKAGRTVQTILNLAGFKNVKSKVVGSRNPLNTVKALFKALNAIETPKDVQEKFGRTVVESYLL; encoded by the exons ATGATGGCTATAGTTATGAGAAAATCGCGTGCATTGGAATGGTATCGATGTTGCAGTCTTAGCCAACTATTGAATTTACAGAAAAGTTCCCCAAATCCAACACGCTTAATTGTTGAAGGAAACTCACATGCCCATCACTTCCGCGCTAACATTCATACTTGTCGATTATTATCTTCCCCGCCTTCTAGTCAGATTCAGCACAAATTCCACAGCGGGTTTCGTTTTAATTTTCTTGGGACTAGACATTTCTCTTCTGGAAGAACAGTTCAAGAGCTTTTGGCTGAAGTGGAGAGGGAAAAACAGAAGGAGAAAGAGCAAAGACAAAGAGCTGGCTTGGATACTTCATACATAGATGCAGAGGATGAAACAGATTTTATGGGTGTTGGACCCTTGATTGAAAAGCTAGAGAAGCAGAACCTTAAGGACCCTGGAACCCTGCTTAACATGTATGAAGAGCCCACTGATTCCGAGAGTGAAGATGATGAGAGATTCACTTCCGAGGCCATCCAAAAACGAAATGAAATCTTTGAGAAGAAGTACAAGAGACATGAAGAACTCCTTAGGAACTTCACTGTTGCTG AGACTCTTGATGATGCTTACAAATGGATGAACAAAATTGACAAGTTTGAGCAAAAACATCTCCAACTACGTCCAGAGTACCGTGTGATTGGAGAGTTGATGAATTGTCTTAAAGGAGCCACAGGAAAGAATAAATTTCTTCTCCAACAAAAACTGAATAGGGCCCTAAGATTAGTGGACTGGAAAGAAGCTTTTGACGCTGGCAATCCAGAGAACTATGGGATTATTCAAAAGGAACAAGAGGGACCCTCCGCAGACCATTTTGAACAGACTGAAGAGAAAGAGATGATTACTCGAAATTTGGACGATGATGATGAGGAAGAATATGATGACATGAAAGAGAAGGATGATATCTTGTTAGAGAAACTTACTGCTATAGATAAAAAATTAGAAGAGAAATTGGCCGAGCTGGATCATACATTTGGGAAGAAAGGAAAGGTCTTAGAGGAGGAGATTAGAGATCTAGCTGAGGAGAGGAACTCCTTGACGGAGAAGAAGAGACAACCACTTTACAGGAAA GGTTTCGACGTGAAACTAATTAACATAAATCGTACTTGTAAAGTAACAAAG GGGGGGCAAGTGGTGAAGTATACAGCTATGCTGGCTTGTGGAAATTATCATGGTGTGGTTGGTTATGCAAAAGCCAAAGGTCCTGCAGTTCCTGTTGCCCTTCAAAAG GCATATGAGAAATGCTTTCAGAATCTTCATTATGTTGAGCGTCATGAAGAGCATACGATAGCACATGCAATTCAAACCAATTATAAGAAAACAAAG GTGTATCTTTGGCCTGCTGCTACCACCAAGGGTATGAAAGCAGGTAGAACTGTCCAGACTATTTTAAATTTGGCTGGTTTCAAGAATGTCAAATCCAAG GTTGTTGGCTCAAGAAATCCTCTAAACACTGTTAAAGCACTCTTTAAAGCTCTAAATGCT ATCGAAACTCCTAAAGACGTTCAAGAGAAATTTGGCCGAACTGTTGTCGAGTCATACTTGCTGTGA